The Hemibagrus wyckioides isolate EC202008001 linkage group LG25, SWU_Hwy_1.0, whole genome shotgun sequence genome has a segment encoding these proteins:
- the acot20 gene encoding acyl-coenzyme A thioesterase 5: MALLAGARQLFRLNVRKMCSSAPGVRLRILPSSSCFFDEAVQIKVSGFPPGKQVELRAKHKDDKGVVFKASALYKADEHGEVDLRRHASSGGSYTGVEPMGLFWSLLPESPHKKLLKRDASSPVLVHIEALRDGQVLTEETNLRRFMADGMQRVPVKHGRLRGTLFIPPGEGPFPGIIDLYTLGGTVCEPRASLLANKGFVVFALAFYGYQDMPKTVDKLDLEYFEEGVRFLQMQPKVKKSGIGIVSISKSGDLALSMASFLPDISATVCINTCNANSVFPLHYKDTIIPGFVGSKKRITVTKSGILDIRDILNDPMEEEKTRATVIPIERAGCRFLFIVSGDDRNWNSAFFAQQACNRLKAHGKANYDLVTYPTAGHFMEVPYMPHHPSGLHAAVNQVVVFGGEPKAHADAQVNAWGKIQSFLKSHL, translated from the exons ATGGCGCTGCTCGCGGGAGCCAGACAACTTTTCAGGCTAAATGTGAGAAAGATGTGCTCTTCAGCTCCCGGGGTCCGGCTTCGCATATTACCGAGCAGCAGCTGCTTCTTCGACGAAGCAGTTCAGATTAAAGTGAGCGGTTTTCCTCCTGGAAAACAGGTGGAACTTCGAGCCAAACACAAGGACGACAAAGGGGTTGTGTTCAAGGCCAGTGCTCTGTACAAGGCAGACGAGCATGGAGAAGTGGACCTGAGACGTCACGCGTCCAGCGGTGGCTCCTACACGGGTGTGGAGCCCATGGGCTTGTTCTGGTCCCTGCTTCCAGAAAGTCCACACAAGAAGCTGCTGAAGAGAGACGCGTCCAGCCCTGTCCTCGTCCACATCGAGGCTCTCCGAGATGGACAAGTCCTAACGGAAGAAACCAACCTGCGGCGCTTCATGGCTGATGGAATGCAGAGAGTTCCGGTGAAGCACGGCAGGTTACGGGGAACTCTCTTCATCCCACCGG GTGAAGGTCCATTCCCGGGGATTATTGACCTGTACACGTTAGGAGGCACGGTGTGTGAGCCCAGAGCTTCTCTCCTGGCAAACAAAGGATTCGTGGTGTTTGCTCTGGCTTTCTACGGCTACCAGGACATGCCCAAAACGGTGGATAAACTCGATCTGGAGTACTTTGAGGAAGGTGTAAGATTTCTGCAGATGCAGCCTAAG GTGAAAAAATCTGGGATTGGAATCGTGTCGATCTCAAAAAGCGGGGATCTGGCGTTGTCGAtggcttccttccttcctgacaTATCAGCCACCGTCTGCATCAACACCTGCAACGCTAACTCCGTCTTCCCGCTCCATTACAAAGACACCATCATCCCGGGATTCGTCGGCAGCAAAAAGAGAATAACGGTCACAAAATCCGGCATCTTGGATATCCGAGACATCCTGAACGACCCGATGGAGGAGGAAAAGACCCGTGCGACGGTCATCCCTATCGAGCGTGCCGGCTGCAGATTCCTGTTCATCGTGTCAGGAGATGACAGGAACTGGAACAGCGCCTTCTTCGCCCAGCAGGCATGCAACAGGCTCAAAGCTCACGGAAAAGCCAACTACGACCTGGTGACCTATCCGACAGCGGGACACTTTATGGAAGTCCCCTACATGCCGCATCACCCGTCCGGGCTCCACGCCGCCGTGAATCAGGTGGTGGTTTTCGGAGGAGAACCGAAAGCTCATGCAGATGCGCAGGTCAATGCGTGGGGCAAAATTCAAAGCTTTCTCAAATCCCACTTGTGA